The genomic interval CCCAACGCCGTGGACGTGGAGGAACACCACGTCTCCACGGAAAAGGAGGATTACCTGGTGTGTGTGAGCCGCATCTGCGAGGCCAAGGGGACGGAGCACGCCGTGCGCCTGGCCCGGGAGGCGGGGAGGCGCATCCTTCTGGCGGGTAAGATAGACCCAGGCCGGGACCGCGAATATTTCGAGCGACGGGTGCGTCCCCTGCTGGACGGCGAGAATGCCGTCTACCTGGGCGAGGTCTCCCAGGAGGAGAAGGTGCGGCTGATCTCGCGGGCCGCCGCCTTCATCTTCCCCATCCAGTGGGAGGAACCCTTCGGCCTGGTGATGGCCGAGTCCCTGGCCTGCGGGACGCCGGTGCTGGCCACGCGTTGGGGGGCGGCGCCGGAGGTCGTGGAACACGGGGTCACCGGTTTCCTGGCCGATACGCCGGACGGACTCCTGCCTTTCCTGGACCGCATCGACGAGATCGACCCCCTGACCTGCCGCAGAGTGGCCGAGGAGAGGTTCAGCCCACGCGCCATGGCCGAGGCCTATATGGAAATATATTCCAAGGCGATGGACCTGCACCTCAAGCGCCTGCGCCCAGTGCATGCACGGCCCGCCTGAGGAATCCGGCCACCCACCCTGACCGGCCTCCTTGCCCGCAAGGCCCCGCGGTTATACATTTACGCCCGGGAGGGGATCCCGGAGTAACGGTCTCTTTTCCCCCGGAAGGAAAGAGGCGCAGAAGATGCATTACGACGCGGTGGTGGTGGGGGCGGGCCCCGCCGGATGCATGGCCACCAGGGAGCTCGCCGGGAGGGGTTTCAAGGTGCTCCTCCTGGAGAAGGGCAGGCTTCCCCGGGAGAAGGCCTGCATGGGGTTGCTGTCCCCGGAAGGCAGGCGGATATTGGAGGAGAATTTCGGTCCTCTACCCCCGGAATGCCTGGAGGAGCCGGGCGAGGCACTGGGAGTGGCGGTTCTGAGCGAGGGTGGGGGTGAATACCATCTTCCCTTCCACGGCGCGGGTGCCTGGGTGAGGCGCGCCTCGCTGGACGCTTTCCTGGCCCGCTCCAGCGGCGCGGAGGTCCGGGACGGCTGCGAGGTGGTGGACATAACCCCGGGCCGTTTCCACGTCCGGCTACGGTTCCGGCGGGGGAGCGAGGAAGGGGAAGTGGAGGCCACCTACCTGGTGGGGGCGGACGGAGCGGAGAGCATGGTGTCCAGGTATGTCCGTCCCGAGTTCTACCGCCTTTACGCGCGTCCCTTTCTGAGGCACACCATGCTGGTGCTCTCGGAGGGGGAGGCGGACTGGGATCCCCGCCGGCTGGGGATGGTCCTCCGGAGGCGGGGGTCAGGCCTTCTGCGCTTCTTCGTGCGGGGCGGGACGGTGGGGATGGCGGTGAGTTACGGAGAGGGCGGGGACTGGCGCGAGGAGCTGGAGTGGATGCGGGAGTTCCTCTCCCGCCGCATCGGCATGGAATTGAGGGGGGAACCCGTGCGCTTGGCCTCCGCTTCCAACCGCATGGGAACGGGTGGAAGGTATAACCTGGGGGCGGGCAGCGCCCTCCTGGCGGGAGAGGCGGCCGGGTTTCTGGATCCCTGGGGTTTCGGAATCCGCCTGGCCCTGGAGAGCGGCAGGCTGGCCGCGGAGTGCATCGCCGAGAGCGCGGGAGAGAACGTCAACCCCCACCTCCACTACCTCCGCCGCGCACAGCCCCTGCTGGAGGGAATCGCGGCGCGGAAGAGGAAGCCCTTTGGAAGGGTGGGGGAGCTGAACGTGAGCGGGTGGGCCGGTGACCAGGGGCGCGCGGCGCGAAGGGATTTCCGTTCCCTCCGGCGGCGCCTCAACTCCTGAGAGCCGGCCGCGGAAGATAACCGCTCAGGGGGCGAGGGGCCGGTTGACGTCTATCTCCAGCACCTCCCCGGTGGTGGCCCGCAAGGCGAAGACGATGCCCTTGGTATTATATTCCAGAATGGTCAGTTGCTCCCCCTGGTGAAGCCCAGTGGTCTGCCTTTCCGGCGCCCCGAATTCCTTGATCACCTCCACCTGGGCGGAACCTATGCCCACCCCCTTGGGGGTCCTGCCGGCATAGGGATGGCGCAGGCAGATGGAGACCACGGTGTCGAAATCGTCCAGGCCCTTGCCCTTATCCCGGTCCTCCAGGTAAACGGTGAGCTTCCAGGTGCCGTATCCCCAGGTGTAGGTGGCGTAGACCAGGCCCTCCGTGGTGTGTCCGCTGGAGTCTGGTGTCCCGTACAACTCCCTCACGGAGCGGAAGTCGCTCCCGATGCCGATGCCTGCGGCGGACTGCCCGGGAAGGATGGGATCCGCCTTGTGGGATCCGAAGAGACCCTCCTCGCCCGGGCCGACCTCT from Actinomycetota bacterium carries:
- a CDS encoding glycosyltransferase family 4 protein → MRIAVIAPVWIPVPPVGYGGIERVLKLLVDELVKRGEEVTLFAAGPCHTLARQVISLEEAPTSHMGETLFDAYHVGQAYRVIASGPYDLVHDHSGFLGPAFAGLIPQPVVHTLHGPFIADTRLFYRAFKDDCYYVAISRRQQECCPDLNYLGVVPNAVDVEEHHVSTEKEDYLVCVSRICEAKGTEHAVRLAREAGRRILLAGKIDPGRDREYFERRVRPLLDGENAVYLGEVSQEEKVRLISRAAAFIFPIQWEEPFGLVMAESLACGTPVLATRWGAAPEVVEHGVTGFLADTPDGLLPFLDRIDEIDPLTCRRVAEERFSPRAMAEAYMEIYSKAMDLHLKRLRPVHARPA
- a CDS encoding NAD(P)/FAD-dependent oxidoreductase, translated to MHYDAVVVGAGPAGCMATRELAGRGFKVLLLEKGRLPREKACMGLLSPEGRRILEENFGPLPPECLEEPGEALGVAVLSEGGGEYHLPFHGAGAWVRRASLDAFLARSSGAEVRDGCEVVDITPGRFHVRLRFRRGSEEGEVEATYLVGADGAESMVSRYVRPEFYRLYARPFLRHTMLVLSEGEADWDPRRLGMVLRRRGSGLLRFFVRGGTVGMAVSYGEGGDWREELEWMREFLSRRIGMELRGEPVRLASASNRMGTGGRYNLGAGSALLAGEAAGFLDPWGFGIRLALESGRLAAECIAESAGENVNPHLHYLRRAQPLLEGIAARKRKPFGRVGELNVSGWAGDQGRAARRDFRSLRRRLNS